A region of Dictyostelium discoideum AX4 chromosome 1 chromosome, whole genome shotgun sequence DNA encodes the following proteins:
- the aslN gene encoding AMP-dependent synthetase and ligase domain-containing protein, translated as MYKLSDPFNYKNDSNYANNKPNEFWDEVAKKNIYWDKIYDKVYSGDEIYPDWFQGGKFNSCYNVLDINVNNPLKRDQVAIIYECPYLKKTIELTYNQLFEKVCEFSRVLLNLNITKDDNVLICMAPTLEPIIAMLSCARIGATHCVIYDSYSINTLVGIIEEITPKLILSSNFTIINDTVVEFTTNLKNAIEISKFKPNHVITDFRNHDRNFNESDLKFIQNIKPIPNCLNWDNEINKIKENQQKPFYEYVPVDSNHPLYILHTSGTTGIAKSIVRSNGSIVCLKYNYSTMIIKNLVLRFHSHYKIGGLLFHGFLYGYLSNGQTIVLGEIGETNFWNTLEKHKISISFVCPRKIKRQINTDPNAENLKSKYNLSNLRVLCFGGEPTDPSLSDYIENKIKVKCSRGYGQTEIGITYILGYGHPNIPYSACGVPAVFIKPVILSPVDGKELSENEIGEISFKLPMPPSFATTFYKKDEKFKQLFSKYKGYYNSGDLGFKDNNGYFSVISRIEDQLTLNDGKSIILNKIESSILKHPLVLECCSFALENLNQLVALLVLKNADDHHHIDMNHLKNEINLIISNDFNPSTSLSKIIIIPELPISINGKIIRSVISKFINNSNYQLPENIGDLKLFYNIKNLCKQ; from the exons ATGTATAAATTAAGTGACccatttaattataaaaatgatagtAATTATgcaaataataaaccaaatgaATTTTGGGATGAAgttgcaaaaaaaaatatttattg ggataAAATTTATGATAAAGTCTACAGTGGTGATGAAATTTATCCTGATTGGTTCCAAGGaggtaaatttaattcatgtTATAATGTTTTGGATATAAATGTTAATAATCCATTAAAAAGGGATCAAGTGGCAATAATTTATGAATGtccatatttaaaaaaaacaatagaaTTGACTTATAATCAACTATTTGAAAAAGTATGTGAATTTTCAAGagtacttttaaatttaaatattacaaaagatgacaatgttttaatttgtaTGGCACCAACATTAGAACCAATTATTGCAATGTTATCATGCGCTCGTATTGGTGCAACTCATTGTGTAATATATGATAGCTATAGTATAAATACATTGGTCGGTATAATTGAAGAAATAACAcctaaattaatattatcatcaaattttactattattaatgataCAGTTGTAGAGTTtacaacaaatttaaaaaatgcaattgaaatatcaaaatttaaaccaAATCATGTAATTACTGATTTTAGAAATCATGAtagaaattttaatgaatctgatttaaaattcattcaaaacattaaaccaattccaaattgtttaaattgggataatgaaattaataaaatcaaagaaaatcaaCAGAAACCATTTTATGAATATGTACCAGTAGATTCAAATCACCCATTATATATTCTTCATACAAGTGGAACAACAGGAATTGCAAAATCAATTGTTAGAAGTAATGGTTCAATAGTTTGtttaaaatacaattatagtacaatgattataaaaaacCTAGTTCTAAGATTCCATTCTCATTATAAAATTGgtggtttattatttcatGGTTTTCTATATGGATATTTATCAAATGGTCAAACAATTGTTTTAGGTGAGATTGGTGAAACAAACTTTTGGAATACATTGGAAAAacataaaatttcaatatcttttgtATGTCCAAGAAAAATTAAACGCCAAATTAATACTGATCCTAATGCTGAGAATTTgaaatcaaaatataatttatcaaatttaaggGTATTATGTTTTGGAGGGGAACCTACTGATCCATCATTATCAGATtacattgaaaataaaattaaagtaaaATGTTCAAGAGGATATGGTCAAACTGAAATTGGAATAACATATATTTTAGGCTATGGTCATCCCAATATCCCATATTCTGCTTGTGGTGTACCTGCGGTTTTCATAAAACCAGTAATACTATCACCTGTAGATGGTAAAGAATTaagtgaaaatgaaattggtgaaatttcatttaaattaccaatgCCACCAAGTTTTGCAActacattttataaaaaagatgaaaaatttaaacaattgtTTAGCAAATATAAAGGTTATTATAATTCTGGTGATTTAGgatttaaagataataatggaTATTTTAGTGTAATTTCAAGAATAGAAGATCAATTAACTTTAAATGATggaaaatcaattatattaaataaaattgaaagttcaattttaaaacatccATTAGTTTTAGAATGTTGTTCATTTGCtcttgaaaatttaaatcaattagttgcattattggttttaaaaaatgctgatgatcatcatcatattgATATGAATCAtctaaaaaatgaaattaatttaataatttcaaatgattttaatccATCTACTTCTTTaagtaaaattataattattccTGAATTACCAATATCAATTAATGGGAAAATTATAAGATCTGTCAtatcaaaatttataaataattcaaattatcaattaccTGAAAATATTGgtgatttgaaattattttataacaTCAAGAATTTAtgtaaacaataa